A genomic region of Miscanthus floridulus cultivar M001 chromosome 3, ASM1932011v1, whole genome shotgun sequence contains the following coding sequences:
- the LOC136542425 gene encoding probable histone H2A.1, whose amino-acid sequence MAGRGKAIGAGAAKKATSRSSKAGLQFPVGRIARFLKAGKYAERVGAGAPVYLAAVLEYLAAEVLELAGNAARDNKKTRIVPRHIQLAVRNDEELTKLLGGATIASGGVMPNIHQHLLPKKAASSKATVDDDDN is encoded by the exons ATGGCGGGCCGTGGCAAGGCGATCGGCGCTGGCGCCGCGAAGAAGGCGACGTCGAGGAGCTCCAAGGCCGGGCTCCAGTTCCCCGTCGGCAGGATCGCCAGGTTCCTCAAGGCCGGCAAGTACGCCGAGCGCGTCGGCGCCGGTGCCCCCGTCTACCTCGCCGCCGTCCTCGAGTACCTCGCCGCTGAG GTCCTGGAGCTTGCAGGGAACGCCGCGAGGGACAACAAGAAGACCCGCATCGTGCCGCGCCACATCCAGCTTGCCGTGCGCAACGATGAGGAACTGACCAAGCTGCTGGGTGGTGCCACCATCGCGAGCGGCGGCGTGATGCCCAACATCCACCAGCACCTGCTCCCCAAGAAGGCTGCCTCGTCCAAGGCCACtgtcgacgacgacgacaactGA
- the LOC136542427 gene encoding probable histone H2A.2, whose amino-acid sequence MAGRGKAIGSGAAKKAMSRSSKAGLQFPVGRIARFLKAGKYAERVGAGAPVYLAAVLEYLAAEVLELAGNAARDNKKTRIVPRHIQLAVRNDEELSRLLGTVTIASGGVMPNIHNLLLPKKSGGGSAKAAAGDED is encoded by the exons ATGGCCGGGAGAGGTAAGGCGATCGGCTCGGGCGCCGCTAAGAAGGCCATGTCCAGGAGCTCCAAGGCCGGGCTCCAGTTCCCCGTGGGAAGGATCGCCAGGTTCCTCAAGGCCGGCAAGTATGCCGAGAGGGTTGGCGCTGGCGCCCCCGTCTACCTCGCTGCCGTGCTCGAGTATCTCGCTGCTGAG GTTCTCGAGCTTGCCGGGAATGCGGCTCGTGACAACAAGAAGACCCGCATCGTGCCGCGCCACATCCAGCTCGCCGTCCGCAACGACGAGGAGCTCTCCCGCCTGCTGGGTACCGTGACCATCGCTAGCGGTGGTGTCATGCCCAACATCCATAACCTGCTGCTCCCCAAGAAGTCCGGTGGTGGCAGCGCCAAGGCCGCGGctggtgatgaggactag